A genomic window from Martelella lutilitoris includes:
- the gmd gene encoding GDP-mannose 4,6-dehydratase: protein MKKALITGITGQDGSYLTEFLLEKGYEVHGIKRRASLFNTQRVDHLYEDPHFDHARMRLHYGDLSDTSNLTRLVRDIEPDEIYNLGAQSHVAVSFEAPEYTADVDGTGALRLLEAVRFLGLEKKTRFYQASTSELYGLVQEIPQRETTPFHPRSPYAVAKLYAYWITVNYREAYGMYACNGILFNHESPRRGETFVTRKITRGLSNIALGLEPCLYMGNIDSLRDWGHAKDYVRMQWMMLQQDAPEDFVIATGVQYSVREFITWAASDLGISLEFSGEGVDEIGTVSHVEGDLAPNVKVGDVIVRIDPRYFRPAEVDTLLGDPTKAKEKLGWVPEITAREMCREMVASDHKAARRYALLKAHGLDLPVSLEG from the coding sequence ATGAAAAAAGCACTTATTACGGGCATAACGGGACAAGACGGTTCATATCTCACCGAATTTCTGCTTGAAAAAGGCTATGAGGTACACGGCATCAAGCGCCGCGCATCGCTTTTCAACACGCAGCGCGTCGATCACCTTTACGAGGATCCGCATTTCGACCATGCGCGCATGCGGCTGCATTACGGCGATCTTTCGGACACCTCGAACCTGACCAGGCTCGTTCGCGACATCGAGCCCGACGAGATCTACAATCTCGGCGCCCAGTCGCATGTCGCCGTTTCGTTCGAGGCGCCGGAATACACCGCCGACGTGGACGGAACCGGCGCGCTGCGGCTGCTTGAGGCCGTTCGCTTCCTCGGGCTGGAAAAGAAGACGCGCTTCTACCAGGCCTCGACCTCGGAGCTTTACGGGCTGGTGCAGGAAATACCGCAGCGCGAGACGACGCCGTTTCATCCCCGCAGCCCCTATGCGGTCGCCAAGCTCTATGCCTACTGGATCACGGTGAACTATCGCGAAGCCTATGGCATGTATGCCTGCAACGGCATTCTGTTCAACCATGAAAGCCCGCGCCGCGGCGAGACCTTCGTCACGCGCAAGATCACCCGCGGCCTGTCGAACATCGCGCTCGGCCTGGAGCCCTGCCTTTACATGGGCAATATCGACAGCCTGCGCGACTGGGGACACGCCAAGGACTATGTCCGCATGCAGTGGATGATGCTGCAGCAGGATGCGCCGGAAGACTTCGTCATCGCCACCGGGGTTCAGTATTCGGTCAGGGAGTTCATCACCTGGGCGGCCTCGGACCTCGGGATCAGCCTTGAATTCTCCGGCGAGGGCGTCGACGAGATCGGCACGGTCTCCCATGTCGAGGGCGACCTCGCGCCGAATGTGAAGGTCGGCGATGTGATCGTCAGGATCGATCCGCGCTATTTCCGCCCCGCCGAGGTGGACACGCTGCTCGGCGATCCGACCAAGGCGAAGGAAAAGCTCGGCTGGGTGCCGGAGATCACGGCCCGCGAGATGTGCCGCGAGATGGTCGCCTCCGATCACAAGGCCGCCCGGCGCTACGCGCTCCTGAAGGCGCACGGGCTGGATCTGCCCGTCAGTCTGGAGGGTTGA
- a CDS encoding ABC transporter substrate-binding protein, with protein sequence MPSLTKLAALAAFAIGLCSTPLSARDVKDAMGTVTVPDDPQRVVVLTNEGTEAALALGVRPVGAVNSWRGDPWWNHIDDQMGAAVPVGTESAVNLEMIAALEPDLILANRQRQEEVYPQLSAIAPTVMSGELRGDWKVNFRLYADALGLADKGAAEIAAYDEAAADLRDRLGDAVDEKVSVIRFLPGQIRIYQLDSFSGVLLKDIGFDRPENQNVDAFAIRTGKESIPDMDGDRIFYFTWETGNGEGEAMEKDVLGDPLWQSLSAVRAGRAHAVSDAVWNTAGGIIAARLMLADIARIYGVQ encoded by the coding sequence ATGCCGTCCTTGACCAAACTCGCCGCGCTTGCGGCTTTCGCGATAGGGCTCTGCTCTACGCCTCTTTCCGCGCGCGATGTGAAGGATGCGATGGGGACCGTGACCGTGCCCGACGATCCGCAGCGTGTGGTGGTTCTCACAAACGAGGGCACCGAAGCCGCGCTTGCCCTTGGCGTTCGGCCCGTCGGCGCCGTCAACTCCTGGCGCGGCGATCCGTGGTGGAATCATATCGATGACCAGATGGGCGCGGCTGTTCCCGTCGGTACGGAAAGCGCGGTGAACCTTGAGATGATCGCGGCACTCGAGCCGGACCTCATCCTTGCCAATCGCCAGCGCCAGGAGGAGGTCTATCCGCAGCTCAGCGCCATCGCGCCGACGGTGATGTCCGGGGAATTGCGCGGTGACTGGAAGGTGAATTTCAGGCTCTATGCCGATGCGCTGGGACTTGCGGACAAGGGCGCCGCGGAAATCGCTGCTTATGACGAGGCGGCCGCCGATCTCAGGGACAGGCTTGGTGATGCCGTTGACGAGAAGGTATCGGTCATACGCTTCCTGCCCGGCCAGATCCGCATCTATCAGCTCGACAGTTTTTCCGGCGTGCTGCTGAAGGATATCGGTTTTGACCGGCCCGAGAACCAGAATGTCGATGCCTTCGCCATCCGCACCGGAAAGGAAAGCATTCCCGACATGGATGGCGACCGCATCTTCTATTTCACCTGGGAGACCGGAAACGGCGAGGGCGAGGCGATGGAGAAGGACGTGCTCGGCGATCCGCTCTGGCAGTCGCTTTCGGCCGTCCGGGCAGGCAGGGCTCACGCCGTTTCGGATGCAGTCTGGAACACTGCGGGCGGCATCATCGCCGCGCGGCTGATGCTTGCGGATATCGCCCGCATCTACGGCGTGCAATAG
- a CDS encoding FecCD family ABC transporter permease, which translates to MIRTLLLLLLTLLIAVIASLHLGVHVYGPATVWQALFGGAESSSEIIVRTLRLPRTLNAVLTGAALSLSGLFMQAVTRNPLAEPGLLGVNAGAAFAVAFGLVLLGAVSIAGIGLLAIGGALAAAALVFGLSGALGPAAGPTGILLVGVTVTAMLASLTQLVLLIDETALETLLFWLSGGFADRPLPLLSIGVGALAIAFTGAAALSTSIDALQLDDQSASGIGVDVARTRLSALTLAALLSAGAVAMSGPVAFLGLIAPHITRRLMAARPGFLALSLLAMLTGAIIAVLADILARLIVAPGEAPIGAVLAFVGVPFLIHLLRAKRLRGVGV; encoded by the coding sequence GTGATACGCACCTTGCTGCTGCTCCTGCTGACATTGCTGATCGCCGTGATTGCCAGCCTGCATCTCGGCGTCCACGTCTATGGGCCGGCAACGGTATGGCAGGCGCTTTTTGGCGGCGCGGAAAGTTCTTCCGAAATCATAGTCCGGACATTGCGGCTTCCGCGCACGCTCAACGCGGTCCTGACCGGCGCCGCGCTCTCGCTCTCAGGTCTTTTCATGCAGGCCGTTACGCGTAATCCCCTGGCCGAGCCCGGCCTTCTTGGCGTCAATGCGGGAGCCGCTTTCGCGGTTGCCTTTGGCCTCGTGCTTCTGGGCGCCGTTTCGATCGCCGGAATCGGGCTTCTGGCAATTGGCGGGGCGCTTGCGGCGGCAGCCCTGGTATTCGGGCTTTCGGGCGCGCTCGGACCAGCCGCAGGGCCGACGGGAATACTTCTTGTCGGGGTCACGGTCACGGCAATGCTGGCCTCGCTTACGCAGCTTGTCCTGCTCATCGACGAGACAGCGCTCGAGACCCTGCTGTTCTGGCTTTCCGGCGGCTTCGCCGACCGGCCCCTGCCGCTCCTTTCTATCGGAGTCGGCGCGCTGGCGATCGCCTTCACCGGCGCAGCCGCCCTTTCGACCTCCATCGACGCGCTGCAGCTCGACGATCAGAGCGCCAGCGGTATCGGCGTCGATGTGGCCCGCACGCGCCTTTCGGCGCTGACGCTGGCAGCCCTGCTGTCCGCCGGCGCCGTCGCCATGTCCGGTCCGGTGGCCTTTCTCGGCCTGATCGCGCCGCATATCACCCGCCGGCTGATGGCGGCCCGCCCGGGTTTCCTGGCCCTGTCGCTGCTGGCCATGCTGACCGGCGCGATCATTGCCGTCCTTGCCGATATTCTGGCGCGGCTGATCGTGGCGCCGGGCGAAGCGCCCATCGGCGCGGTGCTGGCCTTTGTCGGCGTGCCGTTCCTGATCCATCTTCTGAGAGCAAAACGGCTGCGCGGGGTCGGCGTGTGA
- a CDS encoding FecCD family ABC transporter permease: MKTGPLPIAALLVILAGGLVVATGLGSSFIGPSRVAAALLGNGSRTDEIIVWTLRLPRVALATLAGMALGLSGAILQRALRNPMAAPSILGVTDGAALGVVTFLWFFSDDANVLTVSIHWQPLAAVAGAFAFAFLVGLLTVADRARNDPVRLILYGIALAALAKACVTLMMIVGPVYRASQALQWITGSVNAAHWMDVGVVAAGLALSVPVLILMRLPLRQIVLDRQTAITTGLQVNRHRIGLLVLSVMLTALAISQVGAISFVGLIAPHAARLFHGQFRSGYLLGSALIGGILVLAADTFARTIASPLELPAGAVTALIGAPLFLLLILRRQVRNG; encoded by the coding sequence GTGAAGACCGGTCCGCTCCCCATAGCCGCACTGCTCGTGATCCTGGCCGGCGGCCTGGTTGTCGCGACCGGGCTCGGCTCGAGCTTCATCGGGCCTTCAAGGGTTGCCGCCGCGCTTCTCGGCAATGGCAGCCGGACCGATGAGATCATCGTGTGGACGCTCCGCTTGCCACGCGTTGCGCTGGCCACGCTCGCCGGCATGGCGCTCGGTCTGTCCGGCGCGATCCTGCAGCGGGCGTTGCGCAACCCCATGGCCGCCCCCTCCATTCTCGGCGTGACCGATGGCGCCGCACTCGGCGTGGTTACCTTCCTGTGGTTTTTCTCCGACGACGCCAACGTGCTGACGGTTTCGATCCACTGGCAGCCGCTGGCGGCCGTCGCCGGCGCGTTTGCCTTCGCGTTTCTCGTCGGCCTGCTGACGGTGGCCGACCGGGCCCGCAACGATCCGGTCCGTCTCATTCTCTATGGCATTGCCCTTGCCGCGCTCGCCAAGGCCTGCGTCACGCTGATGATGATCGTCGGTCCGGTCTATCGCGCAAGCCAGGCTCTGCAATGGATCACCGGGTCGGTCAACGCCGCGCACTGGATGGATGTCGGCGTCGTGGCCGCGGGGCTCGCGCTCAGCGTTCCGGTCCTCATTCTCATGCGCCTGCCGTTGCGGCAGATCGTCCTTGATCGGCAAACGGCGATCACGACGGGATTGCAGGTCAACCGTCACCGGATCGGGCTTCTGGTGCTCTCGGTGATGCTGACCGCCCTTGCGATCTCGCAGGTCGGAGCCATCAGCTTCGTCGGGCTGATTGCGCCGCACGCCGCGCGGCTGTTCCATGGCCAGTTCAGGTCGGGTTACCTTCTGGGCAGCGCACTCATCGGCGGCATCCTGGTGCTTGCCGCGGACACGTTTGCCCGAACGATCGCCAGCCCGCTGGAGCTTCCGGCAGGCGCCGTGACCGCGCTGATCGGCGCGCCGCTGTTCCTCTTACTCATCTTACGGAGGCAAGTCCGCAATGGCTGA
- a CDS encoding ABC transporter ATP-binding protein encodes MADTLATLSALSASYDGFSALDNIDLTLPEEEIIAFCGPNGSGKSTALKVLRALHMPQSGNVSVAGRPLSHWTSRELAREIAMLSQSPEAPPDMTVEDLVMLGRYARRSRFSAPSAEDGRAIDGALETTGMTALRARSLGQLSGGQLQRAWIAMTLAQDAPRIFLDEPTNHLDIAHALEILDLLRMLNRREKRSFVIVLHDLNHALRYADHVVLFKDGRIAAQGRTGEVLTESLISRVFSIDCRILSLPGEEMPVIVPFTRRGTAK; translated from the coding sequence ATGGCTGATACGCTCGCAACCCTTTCGGCGCTCTCAGCCAGTTATGACGGGTTCAGCGCGCTCGACAACATCGACCTCACCTTGCCCGAGGAAGAGATCATCGCCTTCTGCGGGCCGAATGGCAGCGGAAAATCCACCGCGCTGAAGGTCCTGCGGGCGCTCCATATGCCGCAATCCGGCAATGTCAGCGTGGCCGGGCGCCCGCTTTCCCACTGGACGTCGCGGGAGCTTGCCCGGGAGATCGCCATGCTCAGCCAATCACCCGAGGCGCCGCCGGACATGACGGTCGAAGATCTCGTCATGCTTGGCCGCTATGCCCGGCGCAGCCGTTTTTCCGCGCCGTCTGCCGAAGACGGCCGGGCCATTGACGGCGCGCTGGAGACGACGGGAATGACGGCCTTGCGCGCGCGCAGTCTCGGCCAGCTTTCCGGCGGACAGCTGCAACGGGCGTGGATCGCGATGACGCTTGCGCAGGATGCGCCCCGCATCTTCCTCGACGAGCCGACCAATCACCTCGATATCGCGCATGCGCTGGAAATTCTTGATCTCCTGCGGATGCTGAACCGCCGGGAAAAACGCAGTTTCGTCATCGTTCTGCACGACCTCAACCACGCACTGCGCTATGCCGACCATGTCGTCCTGTTCAAAGACGGCAGGATCGCTGCCCAGGGGCGGACAGGCGAGGTACTGACCGAATCACTGATCAGCCGCGTTTTCAGCATCGACTGCCGCATTCTGTCGCTGCCGGGCGAGGAAATGCCCGTGATCGTACCCTTCACCCGTCGCGGAACGGCGAAATAG
- a CDS encoding ABC transporter substrate-binding protein codes for MPFRLLAAALFVLCLAAGGLARAENTIEHAMGITEVPSEPRRVVTLTNETTEAALAVGVRPVGATRSWYGDPWYPHLGDRLSDTADLGTELAVNVELVAALEPDLIIGSRKRDEEIYGQLSAIAPTVFVEGLGAWKDNLAFVARALNRQTEGEAALASYEDRVKALRGGLGEHAGERVSVVRFVPGQTYLYLRGSFLGHVLADVGFSRPVQQQGDGLSIAVGRESIPDMDGDRIFWLTYDRGDGKGEEAAAAFLSDPLWARLPAVRDGRVSEVDDGVWATAGGWFAAQAMLDDLADIYAVSLPPISGEGSKP; via the coding sequence ATGCCTTTCAGACTTCTTGCTGCCGCGCTCTTCGTCCTTTGTCTTGCCGCAGGCGGACTTGCACGGGCCGAAAACACGATCGAACACGCGATGGGCATAACCGAGGTGCCGTCGGAGCCCCGGCGGGTGGTCACATTGACCAATGAAACCACCGAGGCCGCCCTTGCCGTTGGCGTCAGGCCGGTCGGCGCGACGCGCTCCTGGTATGGCGATCCCTGGTACCCGCATCTTGGCGACAGGCTTTCCGACACGGCAGACCTTGGTACGGAGCTTGCCGTGAATGTTGAGCTGGTCGCGGCGCTTGAGCCCGATCTCATCATCGGCAGCCGCAAGCGGGATGAGGAAATCTACGGTCAGCTCTCGGCCATTGCGCCGACGGTCTTCGTGGAAGGCCTTGGCGCCTGGAAGGACAATCTCGCCTTTGTGGCGCGCGCGCTCAATCGGCAGACGGAAGGCGAGGCGGCGCTCGCGTCCTATGAGGACCGCGTGAAAGCTCTGCGCGGCGGGCTTGGAGAACACGCCGGGGAGCGCGTTTCCGTGGTCCGTTTCGTGCCCGGCCAGACCTATCTCTATCTGCGGGGAAGCTTTCTGGGTCATGTGCTGGCCGATGTCGGCTTCTCCCGCCCCGTGCAGCAGCAGGGTGACGGACTTTCCATCGCGGTCGGGCGTGAAAGCATCCCTGATATGGATGGCGATCGGATATTCTGGCTGACCTATGACAGAGGCGACGGCAAGGGCGAGGAGGCGGCTGCCGCGTTTCTCTCCGACCCCTTGTGGGCACGCCTGCCGGCAGTCCGGGACGGCCGGGTAAGCGAGGTGGATGACGGCGTCTGGGCGACGGCGGGCGGTTGGTTTGCGGCGCAGGCCATGCTGGATGACCTTGCCGATATCTACGCCGTGTCGCTGCCGCCGATATCAGGCGAAGGCAGCAAGCCTTAA
- a CDS encoding winged helix-turn-helix transcriptional regulator, giving the protein MDKSVGERTEALLGAGELESCPVRDVLARVSGKWSTLLLLALSDGPRRFSELKRFAPDISQRMLTKSLTDLRRDGYITRKVYPTQPPQVEYALTEEGTSFLAAWQGVVVWARENRDRVHAARRRFDAEASGD; this is encoded by the coding sequence ATGGACAAGAGTGTCGGCGAGCGGACGGAGGCTCTTCTGGGAGCGGGAGAATTAGAGTCCTGTCCCGTGCGGGACGTGCTCGCCCGTGTTTCCGGCAAGTGGAGCACGCTTCTGCTTCTGGCGCTCAGCGACGGCCCGCGGCGGTTTTCCGAACTGAAGCGTTTTGCCCCCGATATTTCACAGCGCATGCTGACGAAGTCCCTGACCGATCTCCGGCGGGACGGATACATCACCCGCAAGGTTTATCCGACGCAGCCGCCGCAGGTGGAATATGCATTGACGGAGGAGGGGACCTCGTTTCTTGCCGCCTGGCAGGGCGTCGTCGTCTGGGCTAGGGAAAACCGCGACCGCGTTCACGCGGCAAGGAGGCGTTTCGACGCCGAAGCGAGCGGGGACTGA